In a single window of the Desulfovibrio mangrovi genome:
- the rnfB gene encoding RnfABCDGE type electron transport complex subunit B gives MLTSVLSLLALGFIASVVLSVASRVFYVEEDPRVEAVSEALPGANCGGCGFAGCDAYAAAVIQDPSVSAGLCCAGGPEVSARVAELAGKAAGSADPQISFRRCVKDEGKVKKKYEYQGLDSCAASAQLEDGPDACKYSCLGFGDCVKVCNFNAMYLENGLVQIDPDKCVACGACVGVCPNKILEMIPRRARVQVFCSTLDKMKDVMNVCEAGCINCGKCVKKCPAQAISNAEGNIRIDHAACLAYGPECEEACVDACPRSILRLMCHNSVTLKAEAAAAAAAAAPEQQPQANA, from the coding sequence ATGCTGACATCTGTACTTTCTCTGCTCGCACTGGGCTTCATCGCCTCGGTCGTGCTTTCCGTGGCTTCCCGCGTGTTCTACGTGGAAGAAGACCCCAGAGTGGAAGCCGTTTCCGAAGCGCTGCCGGGCGCCAACTGCGGCGGTTGCGGATTCGCAGGCTGTGATGCCTACGCCGCAGCCGTTATTCAGGACCCCTCGGTTTCCGCGGGCCTGTGCTGCGCCGGCGGTCCTGAAGTATCCGCCCGTGTTGCCGAGCTTGCCGGAAAGGCTGCCGGTAGCGCAGATCCCCAGATTTCCTTCCGCCGCTGCGTGAAGGATGAGGGCAAGGTTAAGAAAAAATATGAATATCAGGGCCTTGATTCCTGTGCGGCTTCCGCACAGCTGGAAGACGGCCCCGATGCATGTAAGTACTCCTGTCTCGGTTTCGGGGACTGCGTGAAGGTTTGTAACTTCAACGCCATGTACCTTGAAAACGGGCTGGTGCAGATTGATCCCGACAAGTGCGTCGCCTGTGGCGCATGCGTAGGCGTCTGCCCCAACAAGATTCTGGAAATGATTCCCCGCCGCGCACGCGTTCAGGTCTTCTGCTCCACGCTGGACAAGATGAAGGACGTCATGAACGTGTGTGAAGCTGGCTGCATCAACTGCGGCAAGTGCGTGAAGAAGTGTCCTGCTCAGGCCATCTCCAATGCGGAAGGCAACATCAGGATCGACCACGCGGCCTGTCTCGCTTACGGCCCCGAGTGTGAAGAAGCCTGTGTGGACGCATGTCCGCGTAGCATCCTGCGCCTCATGTGCCACAACAGCGTGACGCTCAAGGCTGAAGCCGCTGCCGCCGCTGCAGCTGCCGCCCCTGAACAGCAACCCCAAGCCAACGCCTAA
- a CDS encoding HDOD domain-containing protein: MGFSDKPFRNAAEHGVDQATMDRVVSLCDRRFRYAESDHPVSGVLYDMALRWCLRNVSQCIAIPSSRPEQVKDTDHGPVDPLDVLQGEMKLPSLPQMVTELQKVINDPESSASDVAAVVSRDAGLSAFLLRLVNSAYYSFPSQIDTISRAVTVVGTKQLSNMALGVAVMDMFGDAGKGRFDIKAFWKHSIAVGIISQRLAERAGLPEPERYFVCGLLHDLGRAALFTARPVKAAVIMQLALEKGIPLYAAEAEVVGFDHAKLGGMMLRKWNFPFSVTMGVLHHHLPEKSEKFMEPNIVHVADIMAKAIGLTATAEQLVPPLSEVAWKRMGLSAADLLAVEEGLDALLNEMFSVLLQ, translated from the coding sequence ATGGGGTTTTCCGATAAGCCGTTTCGAAATGCCGCGGAACATGGTGTCGATCAGGCGACCATGGACCGCGTCGTGAGCCTTTGTGACAGGCGGTTCCGCTATGCGGAGAGCGACCACCCTGTTTCCGGGGTTCTGTACGATATGGCTTTGCGCTGGTGCCTGCGCAATGTGTCCCAGTGTATCGCAATTCCTTCATCGCGCCCGGAGCAGGTAAAGGATACCGACCACGGTCCTGTTGACCCGCTGGATGTACTGCAGGGGGAGATGAAGCTTCCTTCGCTGCCGCAGATGGTCACTGAGCTTCAGAAGGTCATCAATGATCCGGAGAGTTCCGCCAGCGACGTGGCTGCCGTGGTCAGCCGGGACGCAGGATTGTCAGCTTTCCTGCTCCGGTTGGTGAACAGCGCCTACTACAGTTTTCCTTCCCAGATAGACACGATTTCTCGGGCCGTAACCGTGGTGGGTACCAAACAACTCAGCAACATGGCGCTGGGTGTTGCTGTCATGGATATGTTCGGCGATGCCGGGAAAGGACGTTTTGACATCAAGGCGTTCTGGAAGCACTCCATCGCCGTGGGTATCATCTCCCAGCGACTTGCGGAACGCGCAGGACTCCCGGAACCTGAGCGGTATTTCGTGTGCGGTCTGTTGCATGACCTTGGCCGCGCGGCCCTGTTTACGGCGCGGCCGGTAAAGGCTGCCGTCATCATGCAGTTGGCGTTGGAAAAGGGGATTCCCCTGTATGCCGCGGAAGCTGAGGTGGTCGGCTTTGACCATGCCAAGCTGGGTGGCATGATGCTGCGGAAATGGAACTTTCCCTTCTCCGTTACCATGGGCGTTCTGCATCACCATCTTCCCGAGAAATCGGAGAAGTTCATGGAACCCAACATCGTCCACGTAGCGGACATCATGGCCAAGGCCATAGGTCTTACCGCCACTGCCGAGCAACTGGTTCCTCCTCTCAGTGAGGTGGCATGGAAGCGGATGGGGCTTTCCGCCGCAGATTTGCTTGCCGTGGAGGAAGGACTGGATGCTCTGCTGAACGAGATGTTCAGCGTCCTTCTGCAGTAG
- a CDS encoding sigma-54-dependent transcriptional regulator: protein MPNILVIDDDRHICETIQSLLARLNFQCRAAHTIADGLKAIQEEAFDVVFLDIRLPDGNGLTALPQIRSTPDAPEVIILTGEGDPDGAELAIQGGVWDFLVKPTPIKQTTLTLKRALQYREEKQSKGSAPVALNLENVIGSSDAMRNCFNLVAQAAMTDANVLLTGETGTGKELTARTVHANSLRRNNRFVVVDCASLTETLVESTLFGHKKGAFTGAQQDQDGLVKVADKGTLFLDEVGEMPLSIQKSFLRFLQERVFRPVGGTQEVKSDFRLISATNKNLDEMVERGEFRKDLLFRLKTMHIELPPLRLRCEDVKPLAMFHVNRLCEQYGVPNKGFSSDFFTMLSNYEWPGNVRELFNVLERAFVASGMESMLYAMHLPQDLRIKIAKANLARGGSPCGGRTDVQPRSDRSEPETPAPIRAGALQGDAAEAAMSEKMDIEACADTLLQGPLPELKDFKNLMERKYIEAIIAQTEGNVQEIVRLSGLSRSHFYALLKKNNISL from the coding sequence ATGCCCAACATCCTTGTTATCGATGACGACAGACACATCTGTGAGACCATCCAGAGCCTTCTGGCCCGCCTGAACTTTCAATGCCGTGCCGCGCACACCATTGCCGACGGCCTGAAAGCCATCCAAGAGGAAGCCTTTGACGTGGTGTTTCTGGATATCCGTCTGCCCGACGGCAACGGACTAACCGCCCTGCCGCAGATACGCAGCACACCGGATGCCCCAGAAGTGATCATCCTCACAGGCGAGGGCGACCCCGACGGTGCCGAACTCGCCATTCAGGGCGGCGTATGGGACTTTCTGGTCAAACCCACCCCCATCAAGCAGACGACGCTGACCCTCAAGCGTGCCCTGCAGTACCGCGAAGAAAAGCAGAGCAAGGGCTCCGCGCCTGTGGCACTGAACCTCGAAAACGTCATCGGTTCCAGCGACGCCATGCGCAACTGTTTCAACCTGGTTGCACAGGCCGCCATGACGGACGCCAACGTGCTCCTCACCGGCGAAACCGGTACCGGCAAGGAACTCACTGCCCGCACCGTGCATGCCAACAGCCTGCGCAGAAACAACCGCTTCGTAGTAGTGGACTGTGCCTCATTGACGGAAACCCTCGTGGAATCCACGCTGTTCGGGCACAAGAAGGGCGCCTTTACCGGCGCGCAGCAGGATCAGGACGGGCTGGTCAAAGTGGCCGACAAGGGCACCCTGTTCCTCGACGAAGTGGGGGAAATGCCGCTGTCCATTCAGAAATCATTCCTCCGCTTCCTGCAGGAACGCGTCTTCCGCCCTGTGGGCGGTACCCAGGAAGTGAAAAGTGATTTCCGCCTCATTTCGGCCACCAACAAGAATCTGGATGAAATGGTGGAGCGTGGCGAATTCCGAAAGGACCTGCTTTTCCGCCTGAAGACCATGCACATAGAGTTGCCCCCGTTGCGTCTGCGCTGCGAGGACGTAAAGCCGCTGGCCATGTTCCACGTCAACAGGCTGTGCGAGCAGTACGGAGTGCCCAACAAGGGGTTTTCGTCCGACTTCTTCACCATGCTCTCAAACTACGAGTGGCCCGGCAACGTGCGCGAATTGTTCAACGTGCTGGAACGCGCCTTTGTGGCCTCGGGCATGGAGTCCATGCTCTATGCCATGCATCTGCCGCAGGATCTGCGCATCAAGATTGCCAAAGCCAACCTCGCCCGCGGCGGTTCCCCTTGCGGCGGCCGCACCGATGTGCAGCCCCGGAGTGACCGTTCAGAACCGGAAACTCCCGCCCCAATACGTGCAGGAGCCTTGCAGGGTGACGCAGCTGAAGCGGCCATGTCTGAAAAAATGGACATTGAGGCCTGCGCGGATACCCTGCTTCAGGGCCCGCTTCCCGAGTTGAAGGACTTCAAGAATTTGATGGAACGCAAGTATATTGAGGCCATTATTGCGCAAACAGAGGGGAACGTGCAGGAGATTGTACGTCTTTCGGGCCTTTCACGGTCCCATTTCTATGCCCTGCTGAAAAAGAATAATATCAGCCTGTAA
- a CDS encoding PAS domain S-box protein translates to MTRVRPQRVPAGIAAALAVILLFLSVLAPAPAAAQKIRKNILFLNSYHNGYSWSDNIFTGIKDTLEQSDYAIVLQVEYMDSKKFHYEETVQTLVRLYRDKFMDKRFDAIIVSDNIAYDFILQYGEELFPGVPVIFCGVNDFAPQTIEGRNITGVIESFDVPANLETAMRLHPGMHRMVVIGDQSVTGKAIRTQIEQALPAFKDQLRIEFWDEYNLDQMLNWVRQAGPETFFYFIPMYRDIDGQFYSAQELLQKVRANTNAPLYSNWAFLLGYGIVGGKLLSGEAHGAAAARLALEVLSGTRPQDIPVVKHSDEPWEFDYNELKRMHVSERKLPEGSIVINAPSRFYELNKQVFWTIIVSLVILTVTLVLLVMNVLEKRSVEQKIKDQLSFLRLLMDTIPIPLYSKDKYGRYQECNVAFERFFNVSRAEILNRNEWQLQGLGLSQLHDSVDSVLLREPGVEIYEQTITPASGVLGGLPHNIILHKATNINARKEIAGLVGIIFDFTDRKKAEDSLRAAEEKYRSIFENSPLGIFRIKPDGDLVDINPALAQMAGYDSPQALLQSVPEVPRLFISELKLTDESGTSEEIRTFEKAFTTRDGAPLIANISIRIIRDRLGNVDLLEGFAENVTKRKRAEKARRESERMLQLVLDNIPQLVSWKDRTLRYLGANKSFMNFFGVTETDALIGKTNKDIFPNPDEALTLFDAEAKVMADNNPQYQTRLSISGPNGGEVWLETNRVPLHGDDGEVVGLLTAAEDITQRINLERQLLQSQKMEAIGTLAGGISHDFNNILTSIINSVELALTDIDDDSLTWSDMVRALKAAQRGSQLVKQILTFSRPSLEGFMSTNLNEVLTEASGLIKASMPRNIEIRERLPMFPAITHADPTQIHQVVMNLCTNAFQALREQGGFLELSLDLVRLEDEDAKLLNVMAGNYFMITVADNGPGIPPEILDKIFDPFFTTKGKTEGTGLGLAVVHGIVKAHRGGILVNSKPNQRTAFEIYLPGIEQLEAPDDGPHGTPVAGAGRILFVEDDEDQLDTIPRVLESLGYSVHAAGHPRDALALLRSEPQAWDLIITDFDMPDINGLELAEEAAVIATGVPIILVSGRDVASQGAGAIPAIRSIINKPYNKVTLADAIHRILGKQTAQ, encoded by the coding sequence GTGACAAGAGTCCGCCCCCAGAGAGTTCCCGCAGGCATCGCAGCAGCACTGGCCGTCATACTGCTCTTTCTGTCCGTGCTCGCACCGGCACCGGCCGCCGCTCAGAAGATACGCAAGAACATTCTGTTCCTGAACTCGTACCACAACGGGTACTCATGGTCTGACAACATTTTCACGGGCATCAAGGATACTCTGGAACAAAGCGACTACGCCATCGTGCTGCAGGTCGAGTACATGGACTCCAAGAAGTTCCATTACGAGGAAACCGTGCAAACACTTGTCCGTCTTTACCGTGACAAGTTCATGGACAAACGCTTTGACGCCATTATCGTTTCCGACAACATCGCCTACGACTTCATCCTGCAATATGGGGAGGAACTCTTCCCCGGCGTTCCGGTTATCTTCTGCGGGGTTAACGACTTCGCCCCCCAAACCATAGAAGGACGCAACATCACCGGCGTCATCGAGAGCTTTGACGTTCCCGCCAATCTGGAAACAGCCATGCGCCTGCATCCCGGCATGCACCGCATGGTGGTCATCGGCGACCAGTCGGTTACCGGCAAGGCCATCCGCACCCAGATTGAACAGGCTCTGCCCGCCTTCAAGGACCAGCTGCGGATCGAATTCTGGGACGAATACAATCTCGACCAGATGCTCAATTGGGTGCGACAGGCCGGACCGGAAACCTTCTTCTACTTCATCCCCATGTACCGCGACATCGACGGCCAATTCTATTCGGCACAAGAACTGCTGCAAAAGGTACGCGCCAACACCAACGCACCGCTCTACTCCAACTGGGCCTTTCTGCTCGGCTACGGCATCGTGGGCGGCAAGCTGCTTTCCGGCGAGGCGCACGGCGCTGCTGCCGCACGGCTGGCCCTTGAGGTGCTTTCCGGCACCCGCCCGCAGGACATTCCCGTGGTCAAGCACAGCGACGAGCCCTGGGAGTTCGACTACAACGAGCTCAAACGTATGCACGTAAGCGAACGCAAGCTGCCGGAAGGCTCCATCGTCATCAACGCGCCCAGCCGCTTCTACGAACTGAACAAACAGGTCTTCTGGACCATCATCGTCAGTCTCGTCATCCTGACCGTCACGCTGGTGCTGCTGGTTATGAACGTACTGGAGAAACGGTCAGTTGAACAGAAGATCAAGGACCAGCTCTCCTTTCTGCGGCTGCTCATGGATACCATCCCCATCCCTCTCTACTCCAAGGACAAGTACGGACGGTATCAGGAATGCAACGTTGCCTTCGAACGCTTCTTCAACGTCTCGCGTGCAGAGATTCTCAACCGGAACGAATGGCAGTTGCAGGGACTGGGCCTGTCGCAGCTGCATGACTCGGTGGACAGCGTACTGCTGCGCGAACCAGGGGTGGAGATCTACGAGCAGACCATCACTCCGGCCAGCGGGGTACTGGGCGGCCTGCCGCACAACATCATCCTGCACAAGGCAACCAACATCAACGCGAGAAAGGAAATTGCCGGTCTCGTGGGCATCATCTTCGACTTCACGGATCGCAAGAAGGCTGAAGACAGCCTGCGCGCAGCGGAAGAGAAATACCGTTCCATCTTTGAAAACTCCCCCCTCGGCATTTTCCGTATCAAGCCGGACGGCGACCTTGTGGACATCAACCCCGCCCTTGCCCAGATGGCAGGCTACGACTCGCCGCAAGCCCTGCTGCAAAGCGTGCCCGAGGTGCCCCGCCTGTTCATCAGCGAATTGAAGCTGACAGACGAATCCGGCACAAGCGAAGAAATCCGGACCTTTGAAAAGGCCTTTACCACACGCGACGGAGCCCCGCTCATCGCCAACATTTCCATCCGAATCATCCGCGACAGGTTAGGCAATGTGGATCTGCTGGAAGGCTTTGCCGAAAACGTGACCAAGCGCAAACGGGCCGAAAAAGCCCGCCGCGAGTCGGAGCGCATGCTCCAGCTGGTGCTGGACAACATTCCCCAGCTGGTTTCGTGGAAAGACAGAACGCTACGCTATCTGGGCGCCAACAAGTCCTTCATGAACTTCTTCGGCGTTACAGAGACCGATGCGCTCATCGGCAAAACCAACAAGGACATCTTCCCCAACCCCGACGAGGCGCTGACCCTGTTCGATGCCGAAGCCAAGGTTATGGCGGACAACAACCCCCAGTATCAGACGCGGCTTTCCATCTCCGGCCCCAACGGCGGCGAGGTATGGCTGGAAACCAACCGCGTGCCCCTGCACGGCGATGACGGCGAGGTCGTGGGCCTGCTTACGGCGGCGGAAGACATCACGCAACGCATCAACCTGGAACGCCAGTTGCTGCAGTCCCAGAAGATGGAAGCTATCGGCACGCTGGCCGGCGGCATTTCCCACGACTTCAACAACATCCTCACGTCGATCATCAACTCCGTTGAGCTGGCGTTGACCGACATTGACGATGATTCGCTCACCTGGAGCGACATGGTGCGGGCGCTCAAGGCAGCCCAGCGCGGCAGCCAACTGGTGAAGCAAATCCTCACCTTCAGCCGTCCTTCGCTGGAAGGCTTCATGAGCACCAACCTGAACGAGGTGCTTACGGAAGCCTCGGGCCTCATCAAGGCCTCCATGCCGCGAAATATCGAAATCCGCGAACGCCTGCCGATGTTTCCGGCCATCACCCATGCCGACCCGACCCAGATTCATCAGGTGGTGATGAACCTGTGCACCAACGCCTTTCAGGCGCTACGGGAACAGGGCGGATTCCTTGAGCTCAGCCTTGATCTCGTCCGGCTGGAAGATGAAGATGCCAAGCTGCTCAACGTGATGGCAGGCAACTATTTCATGATTACCGTTGCAGACAATGGCCCCGGCATTCCTCCGGAAATACTGGACAAAATATTCGACCCCTTCTTCACCACCAAGGGCAAGACCGAAGGCACCGGTCTGGGACTGGCCGTGGTCCACGGCATAGTCAAGGCGCACCGGGGTGGCATTTTGGTCAACAGCAAACCGAACCAGCGCACCGCCTTTGAGATATACCTCCCCGGTATAGAGCAGCTGGAAGCCCCGGACGACGGTCCCCATGGCACGCCTGTGGCCGGTGCAGGCCGCATCCTGTTCGTGGAGGACGACGAAGACCAGCTGGACACCATTCCGCGCGTACTGGAAAGTCTGGGCTACTCCGTTCATGCCGCAGGACACCCGCGCGACGCCCTTGCACTGCTGCGCAGCGAACCGCAGGCGTGGGATCTGATCATCACGGACTTCGACATGCCTGACATCAACGGACTTGAACTTGCGGAGGAAGCCGCCGTAATTGCCACCGGTGTTCCCATCATCCTCGTCTCGGGACGCGATGTAGCATCCCAGGGTGCAGGTGCCATTCCGGCCATCCGCAGCATTATCAACAAACCTTACAACAAGGTCACGCTGGCGGATGCCATTCACAGGATTCTGGGAAAACAGACAGCACAGTAA
- a CDS encoding FAD:protein FMN transferase translates to MNTNRRQFLKACGMLGLGAAVNGVLPVVSEAARVGKEYSVHQTRLMMGTIVTISALHPSKQLGEEAVGRAFEEIKRLEAVFSRFDASSPVSVLNRDGKVSGIPAELAEVMDRSKRFGSLSDNAFDVTVLPVVDLFRTKQNLNGALDLTKDEFEHALSLVGQQNLKLSGRSVRLDREGMGITLDGIAKGYIVDKASAVLAAHGAVNHMINAGGDIRTMGEKSKGTPWTIAIEDPAKNGNYPTVITMNTGAIATSGGYEVFYDKKRMYSHLVSPVSGKSPNNVASVSVTAPTVMEADALATAVSIMQTRKGLQFVNSLPGREALIVSKTGEQFTTSRWA, encoded by the coding sequence ATGAATACCAATCGTCGCCAGTTCCTCAAGGCATGCGGCATGCTCGGCCTCGGTGCCGCCGTCAACGGCGTGCTCCCCGTGGTTTCCGAAGCTGCCCGCGTCGGCAAGGAATACTCGGTGCACCAGACCCGTCTGATGATGGGTACCATTGTCACCATCTCCGCCCTGCATCCCTCCAAGCAGCTGGGCGAGGAAGCCGTGGGTCGCGCCTTCGAGGAAATCAAACGCCTTGAAGCCGTGTTCTCCCGCTTTGACGCCTCCTCTCCCGTGTCCGTGCTGAACAGGGACGGCAAGGTTTCCGGCATTCCCGCCGAACTCGCCGAGGTCATGGATCGTTCCAAGCGTTTCGGCAGCCTTTCCGACAACGCCTTCGACGTGACGGTACTGCCTGTGGTGGACCTGTTCCGCACCAAACAGAACCTGAACGGCGCGCTCGACCTGACCAAGGACGAGTTCGAACATGCACTGTCTCTGGTGGGCCAGCAGAACCTGAAGCTTTCCGGTCGCAGCGTCCGTCTGGACCGCGAAGGCATGGGCATCACGCTGGACGGCATCGCCAAGGGCTACATCGTGGACAAGGCTTCCGCCGTGCTCGCAGCACACGGTGCCGTGAACCACATGATCAACGCCGGTGGCGACATCCGCACCATGGGTGAAAAGTCCAAGGGCACCCCCTGGACCATCGCCATTGAAGACCCCGCCAAGAACGGCAACTACCCCACCGTGATCACCATGAACACCGGTGCCATTGCCACCTCCGGCGGGTACGAAGTCTTCTACGACAAGAAGCGTATGTACTCCCACCTCGTCAGCCCCGTGTCCGGCAAGAGCCCCAACAACGTGGCATCCGTGTCCGTTACCGCTCCCACCGTCATGGAAGCAGACGCGCTGGCTACCGCAGTCAGCATCATGCAGACCCGCAAGGGCCTGCAGTTCGTCAACAGCCTGCCCGGGCGTGAAGCACTCATCGTGTCCAAGACCGGTGAGCAGTTCACCACCTCTCGCTGGGCCTAG